AAATCGCCTATACTCGATTTTATAACTTTTGTTCTCGGTCCTAAATATACCCATGAACCTATTTCACTCTCTTCAATTTCGCACGTCTCATGAATAAATGGAGTAGGTGTCAACCTGGGAAGGTTATTATAATTTTTGTTCTTTATATACATTTAAAGCACCTCTCTCGAGTCATATTAATGAAGTCTCAGCACTTTGCTTTTTATATATACGTTTAATCTCTCTATTAAAAATAGCATCGAAAATATAACAATAACAATAAACAATGCTTTTTTAAATTGATACATCCTCATTGCTCTTGTTAATAACCATCCAATTCCACCTGCACCAACTATCCCCATAACAGAAGAATAACGAAGATCAATATCCAATCTCAGCAAAAACCACCCCAATAAAGAAGGCCAAATAGCAGGTAAAACACCCCTTGAAATCATTTGAAACCAATTTGCTCCAGATGCTTTTAATGCTTCAAGTATTCCTGAATCAATCTCTTCAATCGAATCAGAAAAAACTCTTATTTGCATCCCTGTTCCATGAATTCCTATTGCCAGTATTCCTGGCAAAGGACCTAACCCAAGAGCAGCAACAAAGATGAGAGCCCATACAAGTGCTGGTATCGCCCTCATAATTGCTGCAAAACCTCGAACAATCATGACTAAAAGTGGCATTGGTGATACATTAGCAGCACCCAAAAAACAAAGTAAAAATGCTATTATACTCGCAATAATTGTCCCCAACCATGCTATTTGGAATGTTTCTAATAACCCTTCGAAAACGTCCCGCCATTCAGTCAAATCTGGAGGAATCATTAACTTAAAGATTTTAAACATTTCGAACGTTCCTTCAACTAACCGTTGGTAATCAAATTGTAGATAATCAGTTCCCCACAAAACAGAGACAATAATTAACATAAATACTAATATTGGTAAAAATCCTTTTTTGTGTATATTTGAATCATTAGAGGCTATATTATCTAACTTTTTTCCTAAGTCCTCATTTAATTGTTGCTTTTTGCCGCCATTGAATTCTGGCATAGATTTTTTTTTCACTTAAGAACTCTCCTCCTAATAAAATTGGATACATAATCTAAAAACATAAACAATAATGCCATCAGTATTATCGTCATTGTTACTATTTCAAAGCGATATAACTTTAACCCAAATTGTAAAAGGAAGCCCAAACCTCCTCCACCAACCATTCCAATAATAAATGAACTTCTTACATTTGTATCAAAACCAAAAAATGACCAGCTTATTAAGCCAGGGAAAAATTGTGGCATAACTCCACGGCCAATTATTTGTAACCAACTTGCTCCACATGCCCTTATTGCATTTAATTTTTCCAAATCAATAGATTCAAGTACTTCGGAAAAAGATTTAACTAGAAAACCTGTAGAAGTCAGAAACAACGCTATTGTTCCGGTCATTGATCCAATTCCATATGCCGGAACAAGAATTATTACCCAAACCACATCTGGAACTGTTCTTAAGATAGCCGCAATAGCTCGTGAAATAGTCATGAAAAAAGGAAAAGGAGAGGTAGTAGATGCTGATAATAAAGCAAATATAAAGGAGATTAGAATTGAGAACATTGTCGCCACATAACTTATAATAATGGTTTCCACTGTATACTTAGTAATATTTAAGATAACGGAAAAATTAACTACTAACATTTCTTTGAATAAAAATCTATATACTTCATTCAAATTCGAAATAACATTTATAATATAGAATTTTGTATTAATAGCAGACCATATTGTTAAAGATAGAAAAATAATAAAAATCAACAATCTTTTTAATAATTTCCTTCTCGAATACGTTTTAAAATCATCAGTAAGTAATTTCACTTGTAAACACCTTCATATCCATTTGTGTTGTATTACTAATACTAATTTTGCTCTTTTCTTCATTTTCATAAATGTTGTTAATTATATCTTCAGAAAGGAAATACTGAACATTATCAAATATTTTTATTCCTTTTTTAATACCTATAATGCGATCTGCGTATTTTTTAGCAAATTCTACTTGATGTAGATTTACAACAAACGCAATATTGTCTTTTTTACAAATATCAAACATATATTCCATGATGTTATCAGCTGTGACTGGATCTAAACTCGCAACCGGCTCATCAGCGAGTATTAATTTTGGAGTCTGAGCGAGGGCACGGGCAATTGCCACTCGCTGTTGCTGCCCTCCACTCAACTCCTCAACCTTTTTTAAGGCTTTGTCAGAAAGTCCAACTCGCTCAAGAAGCTCAAACGCAAACTCCTTATCTTTTTTTGAAAAAAGACCACAGCAACTTCGTAATGTTCCCACATATCCTAATCGACCATTCAAAACATTGTCAATAACAGTTGTTCTTGGTATTAAATTGAAATTTTGAAATATCATTCCTATCTCTCTTCTAATATTTCTCAACTCTTTTTTAGATGCTTTTAAAATATTATAACCGTTGAAGTAAACTTCTCCTTCAGTCGGCTTTACTAGTAAATTTATACATCTCAGTAATGTACTTTTACCAGCTCCACTGGGCCCAATAATTGCCACAAATTCACCTTTTTTCACTGACAAATCAATTCCTTTTAATGCTTCTGTCCCATCTTTATAAACTTTTTTTAGTCTACGCACCTCAAGGAGAAAATCCATACCTTTTCGCTCCCTTTATTTCTTTTTTAATATACTTTCTGGAGTAATGTTTAATGTTTTTATAACATTTCGTATAACATTATATGAACTATCATCCATTGGATAGTAGCCGCTTACTCCTAACTCATCAAAAAACTTCTTATCTTTAAATGTAATGAAAAACTCTTTTATTTTGTCTTTCAAATCACGAGGTAAGTCTTTACGGTAGCAAACAGGATCTT
The Caldicellulosiruptor morganii DNA segment above includes these coding regions:
- the phnE gene encoding phosphonate ABC transporter, permease protein PhnE — encoded protein: MKLLTDDFKTYSRRKLLKRLLIFIIFLSLTIWSAINTKFYIINVISNLNEVYRFLFKEMLVVNFSVILNITKYTVETIIISYVATMFSILISFIFALLSASTTSPFPFFMTISRAIAAILRTVPDVVWVIILVPAYGIGSMTGTIALFLTSTGFLVKSFSEVLESIDLEKLNAIRACGASWLQIIGRGVMPQFFPGLISWSFFGFDTNVRSSFIIGMVGGGGLGFLLQFGLKLYRFEIVTMTIILMALLFMFLDYVSNFIRRRVLK
- the phnC gene encoding phosphonate ABC transporter ATP-binding protein; its protein translation is MDFLLEVRRLKKVYKDGTEALKGIDLSVKKGEFVAIIGPSGAGKSTLLRCINLLVKPTEGEVYFNGYNILKASKKELRNIRREIGMIFQNFNLIPRTTVIDNVLNGRLGYVGTLRSCCGLFSKKDKEFAFELLERVGLSDKALKKVEELSGGQQQRVAIARALAQTPKLILADEPVASLDPVTADNIMEYMFDICKKDNIAFVVNLHQVEFAKKYADRIIGIKKGIKIFDNVQYFLSEDIINNIYENEEKSKISISNTTQMDMKVFTSEITY
- the phnE gene encoding phosphonate ABC transporter, permease protein PhnE codes for the protein MKKKSMPEFNGGKKQQLNEDLGKKLDNIASNDSNIHKKGFLPILVFMLIIVSVLWGTDYLQFDYQRLVEGTFEMFKIFKLMIPPDLTEWRDVFEGLLETFQIAWLGTIIASIIAFLLCFLGAANVSPMPLLVMIVRGFAAIMRAIPALVWALIFVAALGLGPLPGILAIGIHGTGMQIRVFSDSIEEIDSGILEALKASGANWFQMISRGVLPAIWPSLLGWFLLRLDIDLRYSSVMGIVGAGGIGWLLTRAMRMYQFKKALFIVIVIFSMLFLIERLNVYIKSKVLRLH